TAAAATCAACTGAAATAGTACACTTTAGTTCATCATGTCTAACATTCATGGGAGACTGTGGGTTTGGTCAATAGGAGGGAAAAGCTCAAGGCCATCCTACTTTTCActgtttgattaattagggaacCTAATCAGAAGGTAAACAACGCTAAAGTACTAAATTGGATTGCTTTCTCAAGACTCAATGTGTGTGCGCGGCAGTGTTTAGAAgatgtcaatttaaaatatcaaatttgtatttgatgGCTTAGTTGAAAATTTGACGTTTTTACTTAAATTCCCTTCTATTCGATGTGTTAAATATTtggattattttattatagtttATTAGAGTTCGGATCAAATAGATATTTTACAGACGCTAGCACTAACGGCATTTGGATTAAATATGATGGATGTAACGAGTTCGTCACTCATAAGTCCTCAAAATctattaataatataaagtaaaCTTTTAAAAGGGTAAAAGGCAACAGATATACTACTCAAGGCGATCACATAAATcatcattattttttcttatagaaatagacttttatttaattagggCAAACCTCATGGTAGCAATGCATCTAACTGCAGCCATGAAGGGCCATCTTCAATCCAAACAGAAACAATAGGAAACACAAGTGCATGCTTCACAAGAAGGTGAAGCTGCCAATTACAAACACTTCGAGTATAGGAACAAATTacatgatttatttattatgcatCGCAAATTTACTAAGACTTGAAATTAATAACGGCCTTCCATTTCACATGAGAAATTAAAGGACCAACTCAAGCATCGTCCAACATGAATATTGCTTCAACTATTGGGGAAGTGCCATAGCCAGTTGAGATAGTTGAGAAGCATCCACCCCATTTCTCACTTTTGTAGGTGCCAGATTTATCCACATAATCATAGATTAGGGGGATCCAACCCACATTATCCAAATAGTGCTCAGCAGTTCGGCTCTCAGTAAACACCTGCACATGTACAAGATCAAGTAGCAATCTAGCTAGGTATATATTTATGTCGCTTGCTAAAGGACATGTACAAATTTTATAAGTACTCCAGTATCGCACTATAATTACTTCACAAATATAATCCGTACGCAAAATAACATACCTTGTTTTTATAGGCAACCCTATTGTTGCTCCATGCCAGCAGCCGGCCGCGGTCTTCTCCGTCCTTGTTCTTGCCGTTGTACACAACAGTGGCGACAGATCCTTCAGGCGTTCCAAGTTTTTGGACATGTAGAAAGGCACCCCACTGCCCATTTGCAATGAGTGTAGGGTAGGGGAAGTGTCCAATGTGCCCACACCAGTCCTTACTTATAGAATAGGTTAAGGTGTCCCCAGTCGCATTGTAAATAAGGCAAAGTGTAGAAATTCCATCACCATGCTGCTTCTTCAAATTCTCCACAAACGTAAGGGCCTTGAGGTCCTTGTCCCCGACGTTTTTCATTTGCAGAGCCACTTTTGCTCTGTCATTTCTTTGTATTGCCTTTAACTTGTACTCCGGCATCCCCTTCAACGTTGAGTTTTGGATGGGGTTGCCGAACACATTATAcgccatctctctctctctctctctctctctctctctctctctcacagagTCTCAGCAATGTCCCATGACCATGGCCCTTGTCTTAATTTATGCTAGCCATGAGTCTTAACTAGGAAAAAAGGTTTTCTTGCTCAAAGTTGTTTTGTGTACTTGCAACTCTTACGCTTGCATGAAGGAATATTGAATACATAACCATCTACCAAATTTAgagtaatttttcttttcaaaagaaCTATTGAAGATTACTCCAAGTATATATGCCAAGCGGTAACCTTTTAACAACAAGACAATTGTACGTACTAGAATCAATAGGAGAGGGAAAAGCTCAAGCCCACCCTAGCTACTTTTCACTGTTTGTTTAATTagaaaacttaatatgaaagTAAACAACGCTAAAGTACTAAATTGGATTGCTTTCTCAAGGCTCAATGTGTGTGCATGGCATGTTCAGCAAAGCAGAGGCTAAATAAaccaaagaagagagaaggaaaaaaaaaaaaactttagtaATGAAAGCATTAAAGTATTCGACTGTAGATATGATATATGAGGTGGGCTGCTTTCTAGAAAAAGGGATGAgctattatttaattttcttgaatTGAGCTTACACAACTAAGCTTAGTTTGTCTCTTTTCAAAGCAAGCATTGGGATAGAGCCCACTCTAGCCCAAGCGTGGATCCGTCCTTGTGCTTTCAAGAATTTCTTAAAGTTTCTTAGAGCATCTTTAATGGAGAAATTAAAccgaaaaaaaattaaatttgaatttgataaaCTAGGTGCAATTTgacttctttttattttaatttttagctCCACCCAAAATTAAAGTCATaccatatatttttctttcattatatcaatatttaaaaataataatataacatTTGACATCAAACTTTATGAAAATGTCAATTTTAACATTCGTCTTCGCTTGttacttttaaatttatatagaaTTTGATTACTCGATTTATGTAATAGTATAGGcttaaaattttaacattCCTCTCCCTTGTTACTTTCAGATAAAAGGAGGGATGGCTTTTATCTAATGAGGGTAAACCTCAGGGAGCAATACATCTAATAACAGCCATGAAGGGCCATCTTCAATCCAAACAGAAAAGATTAGGAAACACAAGTGCATGCTTCAGAAGAAGGTGAAGCTGCCAATTACAAGACACTTAAGTATAGGAACAAATTACATGATTTATTATATGCATCCCAAATTTATTAAGACTTGAAATTAAGGGCCTTCCattccacatatgagaaatgaaaagacCAACTCAAACATCTTCCAACATGAATATTGCTTCAACTACTGGGGAAGTGCCACTGCCAGTTGAGATAGTTGAGAAGCATCCACCCATGTCTCACTTTTGTAGATCCCAGATTTATTCACGTAATCATAGATTAGGGGGATCCAATCCACATTATCCAAATAGTGTGTAGCAGTTCGGCTCTCAGTAAACACCTGCACATATACAGGTTTTATAATTAATCCAGTACTGCACTATAATTACTCAACAAATATAATCCGAACCAAAATAACTTACCATGTTTTTACCAGCAATCCCATTGTTGCTCCATGGCAACATTGATCTATAATTACTCAACGAATATGATCCGAACCGAAGATAATCTACCGTGTTTTTATAGGCAACCCTATTGTTGTTCCGCGCCAGCAGCCGGCCATGTACCTGACCGTCCTTGTTCGTGCCCTTGTACACAACAGTGGCAACAGATCCTTCAGGCGTTTCAAGTTTTTGGACATGCAGAAAGGCACCCCAATGCCCGTTTGCAATGAGTGTAGGGTAGGGGGAGGGTTCAAATTGCCGACAACGGTCCTTGATTATTGTTAGaagtttgaatgaaattcaagAATCTTGTCCCACATTGGTAGAAAGTAAAAAGAGTGAAATCTTTATAAGTGTGGAAATCCACTACAAAGTATGTAGAAGTGAACCCAGTGGAAGCAAATTGGGCTTCTAAAACAATTTGGGCTTTGagtattatataaaattttataatatttaatggTTAAAAGGGCACTtacatatttaaattaattttttcggtttcgaattaataatttttttattaattcagATTAGTTTAATTAACTGTTTCTTAAGAGTTGTGACCCTTCTGATAAGATTTCAGagttttatttaaatcaaacAAGGCCTCATTCGTTAAACATAGAAAAAAGCATTCTACAAGCATTTCATCTTGCCAGATTCTAAGTCCGAGTGCTAGGGCTTATAATACAGATAGTTGAATCTTGGGAGACAGTCACCTGTAGAACTTCAAGCACTGAGAAGGGGTGAAATTACTGTCTTTAGGACATTGCATCAAATTTGCAAGCCTCTATCTCAAATCCATGTCAGtttaatttattgtttataCACTGTATTCTGTATTACAGTTTGTTATAAATTatgtttatataattgttttaattaGTCACTGATTGTTGTTTTTCCATCACTTATAGCATAGATTAAGGTCTCCCCAGTCCCATTGTAAATAAGGCAGCGTGCGGAGATTCCATCACCATGAATTCTCCACAAATGTAACGGCATTGAGGTCCTTGTCCCCGACGTTTTTCATCTCTAGAGCCACTTGCCctgtcttttttttctattgCCTTGCACTTGTACTCCGGCATCCCCTTCAACGTTGAGTTTTCGATGGGGTCTCCAAACACATTGTACGCCATATCTCTCTCAACCATGTCCCATGACCATAGCCCTCTTGTCTTAATGTAAGCTAGCCATGAGTCTTAACTAGGAAAAAAGGTTTTCTTGCTCAAAGTTGTTTTGTGTACGTGCAAGTTACTCTTTCGCTTGCATGAAGGAATATTGTTCAGAACCAATTGACAAATTTAgaatagtttttcttttcttttcaaaagaaCTTATTAAAGATTACTCCAAGTATATATGCCAAGCAATACGTACTAGAATCAATCGGAGGGAAAAGCTCAAGGCCACCCTACTTTCTCAAGGCTCAGTGTGTCTGCTTAGCAGTGttccggaaaaaaaaaaaattaatatgtcAAGAGTTTCTTGAAGTTTTTTGAGAGCATCTTTAAGGAAGAAGGTTAAATGTAAAAAGTGTGAAATTTGGACTTGATGACTTAGGTGCAATTTgacattaaattttttttttttatagctcAACTCAAAATGTGAAAtaccatattattttattatattaatatttaaaataattatataatatttgacATCAAGCTTTATGTAATGTAAATTTTAACATTTCTCTTATTACGTTCAAATTTATGTAGAATTTAATTACTCGATGTATGTAATAGCTAGCTAGCATATAGGCTCAAAATTCTGGATATAATGCCAGCGTGCAAATCTTCAGCTCATTGACGTCTCTGACTCTCAAAGGACTGGACCGGTAAtaggagagtgagagagagagattgaaatCAGGTGTGCTGCACCCTCCAACCCAGCACAACATTAAAGTTTGGAGATGAAAGCCTGCAACCACCACATTAAAGGTGGAAATGAAGAGCCATCTGGACACGGAACAGGAAAAACAGTGAAAAGTTGAACCCAATATTTATAAGTTATAGAaacttttaccaaaaaaatccaAGTTTAAATACAATGGTGGCAGTACTTCTCTCA
The Prunus dulcis chromosome 2, ALMONDv2, whole genome shotgun sequence DNA segment above includes these coding regions:
- the LOC117619766 gene encoding 23 kDa jasmonate-induced protein-like; protein product: MAYNVFGNPIQNSTLKGMPEYKLKAIQRNDRAKVALQMKNVGDKDLKALTFVENLKKQHGDGISTLCLIYNATGDTLTYSISKDWCGHIGHFPYPTLIANGQWGAFLHVQKLGTPEGSVATVVYNGKNKDGEDRGRLLAWSNNRVAYKNKVFTESRTAEHYLDNVGWIPLIYDYVDKSGTYKSEKWGGCFSTISTGYGTSPIVEAIFMLDDA